The Salvia miltiorrhiza cultivar Shanhuang (shh) chromosome 2, IMPLAD_Smil_shh, whole genome shotgun sequence DNA window GAGCACGACCAATCGCACCCGACATGTACGGGCTCCTCAACGCAGCAGAGGGCAATCGCACTCGTGGAGCCAAAGCCCGTACTCCGCAAGACACATCCTCATCCGTGGGAAGCATATCTTCCTCTGGATCAGGGGAAGGCTCACGAGTTGGAACCGAAGGCGTCTCAGGCTCGTTCTCGGCCTGCTCCTCCACAACCTGCTCCACGGGCTTCTCCAAATCAACCTCCAGTCGCTCATTCACCACAACCTGCTCCACCTCAACCACCTCCTCGGCAGCctgctccacctccacctcgaCCTCGGCAGCCTGCTCCACCTCCACGTCCACAAGAGGACTGTCTGCAGTTGGAATAGCTCGACTCACTGATTGAGTCGCACTGATGGAGTGTGACTCATCAGATCTCTTCACCACAATGTCAAGCAATTTATGCGCGAGACGGGCAATCCAACCACTCTCCAAGTCATCCAGTGGTATGCGAGGAGCTACTCTTCGAGCCAAGCGGTCCAAGTGAGCCTCCTCGTCATCTGCATGCTTGCATGGCAATCCATGCAAGCAACAAGAAGTAGATGGTTGTGGTGGCTCTGGAGAATGTGTCCTCTGCTGCTTCTCGGCTGCTGCACTACGGCGTGAAGAATCGCTGAGTCGGCGGGTGGACGATGGTTGTGGTGGCTCTGGAGAATGTGTCCTCTGCCGCTTCTCGGCTGCTGCACTACGGCGTGAAGAATCGCTGAGTCGGCGGGTGGACTTACGTGCAGTCTTATGCCCTGGCTCCTTTCTTCTCTTCCTATTCGGTCGCTCTTCTTCAGACCTCTCAATGATTTCAATGTCTTCATCAACAAGTTGTTTCTTTGCTGCATGCCTCTTCGAGGGCTCAAAGGTAACCGCCATGTGATCATCTCTCCTAACGCTCACATAGAACTCCTGGGCTTCCTCCATAGGAGTAGGAACCATAGGCTCAATCGTCAGCTACACAAAATCAATTAAATGTGTTAACAATTATCAACTGTGTATCAAGTAATCAAATGTGTAACAATTATCAACAGTGTATCAAGTAATCGACTGTGTAACAGTGTAATCAATTTTGTGTCACTGTGTAACAGTGTAATCAACTGTGTATCAAGTAATCAAATGTGTTAACAATTATCAACTGTGTATCAAGTAATCAACTGTGTAACAGTGTAATCAATTTTGTAAATGTATTCAACTGTGCAACCGTGTATCACTATcgaaaaacataacaaaaactCAATACCAATAAAACAACTTTAAGAAAGGTTACCTGACGATCGAAAAACTCAGAAAAATCATCGGAAGGAGCAGCATGTGTGTCCCAATGCAGACAACGAGGAATGCCCATCTCGCTGTCACGCTTCCCAATTTTGGTATCACCTCATAGGACCATATCTGCAATGCCCACACAGGACCGAAGATATGATACGTCTTTCTACTATTCTTGATGTAGTTTGGATGTTTCACCACCACACTCAATTGATGGCATAAAATAGAGAAAGTGTAGGATCCCCATGGAAAACTCGCCCAACCATCTTCGTCCTCTACTAAGGCCCATACCCAGTCATCAATCCATATGCTATCTCCACGACAAATCAAAAGGTTATATAGGCATAGTATGTTGGCAGCCTTCAACAAATCCTCCGGATCCTTCAATGATCCGGCATTGAAGTCAAATTCCAGGCCGCAAACCCTCACTTTTTTGCCTTTATAATGGCGCGTGTAGAGGCTGCTCTCGGGGACGACATGGTCATCTTTATGGTCGAAGTCGGAAGGGCCGAACCTAAGACCCGTGACCAAGGCGTACTCCTGGGCGGTGAATCTAATCTCACGTCCACCCACAAAATATCGCTTCTCGAACTCTGAGAAGCTTTCGTCAGTTATTTCCCGAGCAATAAGCTCGGACAGCGCATTATTGGCGCTAGCCGAGCGCCTCAACTGGACCAGCCGTCCAAATACGCCCTCTAGAAACCTTTCTTCTAAGGCATGACCACCAACGTCGTAGAGTTTTTTCCTAATTCGATTGACCACCTCAACTCGCACATAAAGATTTATGCGCGCTTGGTATCCTTGCATTTGTTGCCTAACCCATCGAAATCGGCGCTGCAATGAAAAAATAACAACAATTAAGCATAATCACTTCAACTGTGTACGAAAATGTGTAACTATGCACTCACAAGTTCAACTGTGTACTAAGTA harbors:
- the LOC131010329 gene encoding uncharacterized protein LOC131010329 — protein: MVPTPMEEAQEFYVSVRRDDHMAVTFEPSKRHAAKKQLVDEDIEIIERSEEERPNRKRRKEPGHKTARKSTRRLSDSSRRSAAAEKRQRTHSPEPPQPSSTRRLSDSSRRSAAAEKQQRTHSPEPPQPSTSCCLHGLPCKHADDEEAHLDRLARRVAPRIPLDDLESGWIARLAHKLLDIVVKRSDESHSISATQSVSRAIPTADSPLVDVEVEQAAEVEVEVEQAAEEVVEVEQVVVNERLEVDLEKPVEQVVEEQAENEPETPSVPTREPSPDPEEDMLPTDEDVSCGVRALAPRVRLPSAALRSPYMSGAIGRAPTTPVALKRLYKEFRSKDADETLRVISTGHELSNSTFDDIEDSSAEFTGTIIDLYLIYMRERLRKKNSISSVVKDNSTVIVGCDFYLVLHTEFEKLHGPKPSGVGIGVKSLYNYWTPPKGLVKDVSEWGKANQVIIICNVGRRHWVIVRVLLHEWTVELYDSLAFKYDTEVGVSLAARTSKLKCITRLLPRLLRQAGYWQHHDSKLEQLYEIPLTVMPSRDQFCQTDSVSCGPFCTMILDRLLTRTEHHRGAVDEIYLSQYRHRVARRIFSLTI